A genome region from Homo sapiens chromosome 8 genomic patch of type FIX, GRCh38.p14 PATCHES HG76_PATCH includes the following:
- the BLK gene encoding tyrosine-protein kinase Blk isoform X3: MNDRDLQMLKGEKLQVLKGTGDWWLARSLVTGREGYVPSNFVARVESLEMERWFFRSQGRKEAERQLLAPINKAGSFLIRESETNKGAFSLSVKDVTTQGELIKHYKIRCLDEGGYYISPRITFPSLQALVQHYSKKGDGLCQRLTLPCVRPAPQNPWAQDEWEIPRQSLRLVRKLGSGQFGEVWMGYYKNNMKVAIKTLKEGTMSPEAFLGEANVMKALQHERLVRLYAVVTKEPIYIVTEYMARGGAPRRAASSERGGRAGLSRRRRVRCGCLLDFLKTDEGSRLSLPRLIDMSAQIAEGMAYIERMNSIHRDLRAANILVSEALCCKIADFGLARIIDSEYTAQEGAKFPIKWTAPEAIHFGVFTIKADVWSFGVLLMEVVTYGRVPYPGMSNPEVIRNLERGYRMPRPDTCPPELYRGVIAECWRSRPEERPTFEFLQSVLEDFYTATERQYELQP; encoded by the exons ATGAATGATCGGGACCTGCAGATGCTGAAGGGGGAGAAGCTACAGGTCCTGAAGGG AACTGGAGACTGGTGGCTGGCCAGGTCACTCGTCACAGGAAGAGAAGGCTATGTGCCCAGCAACTTTGTGGCCCGAGTGGAGAGCCTGGAAATGGAAAG GTGGTTCTTTAGATCACAGGGTCggaaggaggctgagaggcagctTCTTGCTCCAATCAACAAGGCCGGCTCCTTTCTTATCAGAGAGAGTGAAACCAACAAAG GTGCCTTCTCCCTGTCTGTGAAGGATGTCACCACCCAGGGGGAGCTGATCAAGCACTATAAGATCCGCTGCCTGGATGAAGGGGGCTACTACATCTCCCCCCGGATCACCTTCCCCTCGCTCCAGGCCCTGGTGCAGCACTATTCTA AGAAGGGGGATGGTCTATGCCAGAGGCTGACCCTGCCCTGTGTGCGCCCGGCCCCGCAGAATCCCTGGGCCCAGGATGAATGGGAGATCCCCCGGCAGTCTCTCAGGCTGGTCAGGAAACTCGGGTCTGGACAATTCGGCGAAGTCTGGATGG GTTACTACAAAAACAACATGAAGGTGGCCATTAAGACGCTGAAGGAGGGAACCATGTCTCCAGAAGCCTTCCTGGGTGAGGCCAACGTGATGAAGGCTCTGCAGCACGAGCGGCTGGTCCGACTCTACGCAGTGGTCACCAAGGAGCCCATCTACATTGTCACCGAGTACATGGCCAGAGGTGGTGCCCCCCGCAGAGCCGCATCCTCAGAGCGAGGCGGGAGGGCCGGGCTTAGCAGGAGGAGGAGGGTCCGCTGCG GATGCCTGCTGGATTTCCTGAAGACAGATGAAGGGAGCAGATTGTCACTCCCAAGGCTGATTGACATGTCGGCGCAG ATTGCTGAAGGGATGGCATACATTGAGCGCATGAATTCCATCCACCGCGACCTGCGGGCGGCCAACATCCTGGTGTCTGAGGCCTTGTGCTGCAAAATTGCTGATTTTGGCTTGGCTCGAATCATCGACAGTGAATACACGGCCCAAGAGG GGGCCAAGTTCCCCATCAAGTGGACAGCCCCGGAAGCCATCCACTTCGGGGTCTTCACCATCAAAGCAGACGTGTGGTCGTTTGGAGTCCTCCTGATGGAAGTTGTCACTTATGGGCGGGTGCCATACCCAG GGATGAGCAACCCCGAGGTCATCCGCAACCTGGAGCGCGGCTACCGCATGCCGCGCCCCGACACCTGCCCGCCCGAGCTGTACCGCGGCGTCATCGCCGAGTGCTGGCGCAGCCGGCCCGAGGAGCGGCCCACCTTCGAGTTCCTGCAGTCGGTGCTGGAGGACTTCTACACGGCCACCGAGCGGCAGTACGAGCTGCAGCCCTAG
- the BLK gene encoding tyrosine-protein kinase Blk isoform 2 (isoform 2 is encoded by transcript variant 2) has product MNDRDLQMLKGEKLQVLKGTGDWWLARSLVTGREGYVPSNFVARVESLEMERWFFRSQGRKEAERQLLAPINKAGSFLIRESETNKGAFSLSVKDVTTQGELIKHYKIRCLDEGGYYISPRITFPSLQALVQHYSKKGDGLCQRLTLPCVRPAPQNPWAQDEWEIPRQSLRLVRKLGSGQFGEVWMGYYKNNMKVAIKTLKEGTMSPEAFLGEANVMKALQHERLVRLYAVVTKEPIYIVTEYMARGCLLDFLKTDEGSRLSLPRLIDMSAQIAEGMAYIERMNSIHRDLRAANILVSEALCCKIADFGLARIIDSEYTAQEGAKFPIKWTAPEAIHFGVFTIKADVWSFGVLLMEVVTYGRVPYPGMSNPEVIRNLERGYRMPRPDTCPPELYRGVIAECWRSRPEERPTFEFLQSVLEDFYTATERQYELQP; this is encoded by the exons ATGAATGATCGGGACCTGCAGATGCTGAAGGGGGAGAAGCTACAGGTCCTGAAGGG AACTGGAGACTGGTGGCTGGCCAGGTCACTCGTCACAGGAAGAGAAGGCTATGTGCCCAGCAACTTTGTGGCCCGAGTGGAGAGCCTGGAAATGGAAAG GTGGTTCTTTAGATCACAGGGTCggaaggaggctgagaggcagctTCTTGCTCCAATCAACAAGGCCGGCTCCTTTCTTATCAGAGAGAGTGAAACCAACAAAG GTGCCTTCTCCCTGTCTGTGAAGGATGTCACCACCCAGGGGGAGCTGATCAAGCACTATAAGATCCGCTGCCTGGATGAAGGGGGCTACTACATCTCCCCCCGGATCACCTTCCCCTCGCTCCAGGCCCTGGTGCAGCACTATTCTA AGAAGGGGGATGGTCTATGCCAGAGGCTGACCCTGCCCTGTGTGCGCCCGGCCCCGCAGAATCCCTGGGCCCAGGATGAATGGGAGATCCCCCGGCAGTCTCTCAGGCTGGTCAGGAAACTCGGGTCTGGACAATTCGGCGAAGTCTGGATGG GTTACTACAAAAACAACATGAAGGTGGCCATTAAGACGCTGAAGGAGGGAACCATGTCTCCAGAAGCCTTCCTGGGTGAGGCCAACGTGATGAAGGCTCTGCAGCACGAGCGGCTGGTCCGACTCTACGCAGTGGTCACCAAGGAGCCCATCTACATTGTCACCGAGTACATGGCCAGAG GATGCCTGCTGGATTTCCTGAAGACAGATGAAGGGAGCAGATTGTCACTCCCAAGGCTGATTGACATGTCGGCGCAG ATTGCTGAAGGGATGGCATACATTGAGCGCATGAATTCCATCCACCGCGACCTGCGGGCGGCCAACATCCTGGTGTCTGAGGCCTTGTGCTGCAAAATTGCTGATTTTGGCTTGGCTCGAATCATCGACAGTGAATACACGGCCCAAGAGG GGGCCAAGTTCCCCATCAAGTGGACAGCCCCGGAAGCCATCCACTTCGGGGTCTTCACCATCAAAGCAGACGTGTGGTCGTTTGGAGTCCTCCTGATGGAAGTTGTCACTTATGGGCGGGTGCCATACCCAG GGATGAGCAACCCCGAGGTCATCCGCAACCTGGAGCGCGGCTACCGCATGCCGCGCCCCGACACCTGCCCGCCCGAGCTGTACCGCGGCGTCATCGCCGAGTGCTGGCGCAGCCGGCCCGAGGAGCGGCCCACCTTCGAGTTCCTGCAGTCGGTGCTGGAGGACTTCTACACGGCCACCGAGCGGCAGTACGAGCTGCAGCCCTAG